The following coding sequences lie in one Paramormyrops kingsleyae isolate MSU_618 chromosome 15, PKINGS_0.4, whole genome shotgun sequence genomic window:
- the prdx6 gene encoding peroxiredoxin-6 has protein sequence MPGLLLGDVFPDFEADSTVGRISLHAFLGNSWGILFSHPRDYTPVCTTELGRAAKLSAEFSKRDVKMIALSLDSVEDHLGWSKDILAYNNDSSCNALPFPIIADNKRELAVKLGMLDPDERDKDGMPLTARCVFVIGPDKRLKLSILYPATTGRNFDELLRVIDSLQLTAQKRVATPVDWKPGDNVMVVPNLSDDEAASLFPSGVTTKDLPSGKKYLRYTPQP, from the exons ATGCCCGGGTTACTGCTGGGAGATGTTTTCCCGGACTTCGAGGCAGACAGCACCGTCGGGAGGATCAGCCTGCACGCCTTCCTTGGAAACTC ctGGGGAATCTTATTCTCGCACCCGCGTGACTACACCCCAGTGTGCACCACCGAGCTGGGCCGGGCTGCCAAACTCAGCGCCGAGTTCAGCAAGCGCGACGTCAAGATGATTGCCCTGTCCCTCGACTCCGTGGAGGACCATCTCGGCTGGAGCAAG GACATCCTCGCCTACAACAACGACTCTTCCTGCAATGCCCTGCCCTTCCCCATCATCGCGGACAACAAGCGGGAGTTAGCCGTCAAGCTAGGCATGCTGGATCCAGACGAGAGGGACAAGGACGGCATGCCGCTTACAGCACGCTGC GTGTTCGTGATTGGCCCAGACAAGAGACTGAAGCTGTCAATCCTGTACCCGGCCACAACGGGGCGCAACTTCGACGAGCTGCTGCGGGTGATCGACTCGCTGCAGCTGACCGCGCAGAAGCGCGTGGCGACACCAGTGGACTGGAAG CCAGGGGACAATGTCATGGTTGTTCCAAACCTTTCCGATGATGAAGCTGCATCCCTCTTCCCTTCCGGCGTCACTACCAAAGACCTGCCGTCTGGCAAGAAATATCTGCGCTACACTCCGCAGCCATGA
- the plpp6 gene encoding polyisoprenoid diphosphate/phosphate phosphohydrolase PLPP6 has translation MPSPKAKGNGGRSGGSPGISSGGRYEFMSLSRSPSPQLLQRQGSDPTTARLRASESPTRRRGSGSPLGFSGAPSSSATGAQQLPEEDCMRLNPSFIGIAISSLLAIDLWLSKRLGVCACEDSSWGSIRPLMKLIEISGHGIPWLAGVLYCLYKSDSAAGQEVMLNLLMALILDLVLVAVVKAIVRRRRPSHNRMDMFATFSVDRYSFPSGHATRAALCARFLLAHLVLAAPLRVLVLLWAVTVGLSRVLLGRHNVTDVAFGFGMGYCQYNLVEALWVSPVGLHLAMGQWS, from the exons atgccttCCCCCAAAGCGAAGGGTAACGGGGGACGCAGTGGCGGTAGCCCGGGTATCAGCAGCGGCGGACGCTACGAGTTCATGTCACTCAGCCGGTCTCCGTCGCCCCAGCTGCTTCAACGCCAGGGCTCGGATCCGACGACGGCTCGCCTACGAGCCTCAGAGAGCCCGACGCGCCGCAGAGGCTCGGGATCGCCCTTGGGATTCTCGGGTGCCCCGTCGTCTTCGGCTACTGGCGCCCAGCAGCTGCCGGAGGAGGACTGTATGCGACTTAACCCGTCATTTATCGGGATCGCGATCAGCTCACTGCTCGCTATTGACTTATGGCTGTCAAAGCGCCTCGGGGTTTGCGCCTGCGAAGACTCGTCGTGGGGCAGCATCCGGCCGCTGATGAAGCTGATCGAGATCTCCGGCCACGGTATACCCTGGCTAGCAGGTGTGCTGTACTGCCTGTACAAGAGTGACAGTGCCGCAGGCCAGGAGGTCATGCTTAACCTCCTCATGG CGCTCATCCTGGACCTGGTCCTAGTTGCTGTGGTGAAGGCCATCGTGCGCCGGCGGCGGCCCTCCCACAACCGGATGGACATGTTCGCCACCTTCTCGGTGGACCGTTACTCGTTCCCGTCGGGCCACGCCACACGGGCCGCCCTGTGTGCCCGCTTCCTGCTGGCGCACCTTGTGCTAGCAGCGCCGCTGCGAGTGCTTGTGCTGCTCTGGGCCGTCACCGTGGGCCTCTCCCGCGTGCTGCTGGGGCGCCACAACGTCACGGACGTGGCCTTCGGCTTCGGGATGGGCTACTGCCAGTACAACCTGGTGGAGGCGCTGTGGGTCTCGCCGGTCGGGCTACACCTTGCCATGGGCCAGTGGAGCTGA
- the LOC111834879 gene encoding flavin-containing monooxygenase 5-like produces the protein MVRRVAVVGAGSSGLVCVKCCLEEGLEPVCFESSDDIGGLWRFRENPEPGRSSTYRSLVVNTSKEMMCFSDFPMPAHFPSYMHNSQLLQYLRLYATYFDLLRHIRFQTTVLSVKQRPDFSSSGQWEVVTESRDGHREQQIFDAVLVCSGQYTSPVTPLKDFPGFETFRGQYCHSWEYKDPDPYQGKKVVVVGIGNSGGDIAVEISRAAKQTLLSTRQGTWVMGRTSSRGLPVDMSVITRPVALLTAVLPRRLLSWAIERSLNQKYDHQLYGLMPRHRIMDYRPLINDELPVRILTGLLVMKPNIQEFRGSTVVFEDGTTEAQVDAVVFCTGYNYSFPFLPSSIFPGPGHELTLYKHVFPPWIECPTLAVLGVFQVIGSIMPAVEMQARWVTRVITGFIQLPPKEKMLKDIEKERKRYIKGHPCPKVASLQLDYIPYLDDLAGQFGVRPKLLRLLLRDPHLGLSVLLGPCTPYQYRLYGPGQWAGARQAILTQWERVAQPMKTRAVPEPPSSRLPLLLALSGAALVVAAVCARNNLQDLLASPSN, from the exons ATGGTTCGCCGCGTTGCTGTGGTCGGAGCGGGAAGCTCCGGACTGGTTTGTGTCAAGTGCTGCCTGGAGGAGGGACTGGAGCCGGTCTGCTTCGAGAGCAGCGATGACATCGGGGGCTTGTGGAGGTTCAGG GAGAATCCGGAGCCAGGGCGTTCTAGCACGTACCGCTCCCTTGTGGTCAACACCTCCAAGGAGATGATGTGCTTCAGCGACTTCCCCATGCCAGCCCACTTCCCCAGCTACATGCACAACTCGCAGCTGCTGCAGTATTTGCGTCTGTATGCCACTTATTTTGACCTCCTTCGGCATATCCGGTTCCAG ACCACTGTCCTCAGTGTGAAGCAGAGGCCTGACTTCTCAAGCTCAGGCCAGTGGGAGGTTGTCACAGAGAGCAGAGATGGTCATCGGGAGCAGCAGATCTTTGATGCGGTTCTGGTGTGTTCAGGCCAGTACACCTCCCCAGTGACTCCACTGAAAGACTTCCCAG GATTTGAGACCTTCAGGGGCCAATACTGCCACAGCTGGGAATACAAGGACCCAGACCCTTACCAAGGAAAAAAGGTTGTAGTGGTGGGGATTGGAAACTCAGGAGGAGACATTGCTGTTGAGATCAGCAGAGCTGCCAAGCAG ACATTGCTCAGTACTCGGCAGGGGACTTGGGTCATGGGGCGCACATCCAGCCGGGGGCTCCCGGTGGACATGAGTGTAATCACCCGTCCGGTAGCCCTTCTGACTGCAGTGCTGCCTCGCCGTCTGCTCAGCTGGGCCATCGAGAGGAGTTTGAACCAGAAGTATGACCACCAGTTATACGGCCTCATGCCCAGACACAG GATCATGGACTACAGACCTCTAATCAACGATGAGCTTCCTGTCCGCATCCTTACTGGCCTTCTGGTCATGAAGCCCAACATTCAGGAATTCCGGGGTTCTACCGTGGTCTTTGAGGATGGAACAACAGAGGCCCAAGTTGATGCTGTGGTGTTCTGCACAGGGTACAACTACTCCTTCCCCTTCCTCCCCAGCTCCATCTTCCCTGGCCCTGGACATGAGCTAACCTTGTACAAACACGTGTTCCCACCATGGATTGAGTGCCCCACCTTGGCCGTTTTGGGAGTGTTTCAAGTAATAGGTTCCATTATGCCTGCGGTGGAGATGCAGGCTCGATGGGTCACGCGAGTCATCACAG GATTCATCCAACTCCCACCGAAGGAAAAAATGCTGAAAGATATTGAAAAAGAGAGGAAAAGATACATTAAGGG ACATCCTTGTCCCAAAGTTGCTTCTCTCCAGCTGGACTACATCCCCTATCTGGACGACCTGGCCGGGCAGTTTGGGGTACGGCCCAAGCTCCTCCGGCTGCTGCTGCGGGACCCTCACCTCGGCCTCAGCGTCCTGCTGGGACCCTGTACCCCGTACCAGTACCGGCTATATGGGCCGGGTCAGTGGGCAGGGGCCCGGCAGGCCATTCTCACGCAGTGGGAGCGGGTGGCCCAGCCGATGAAAACCCGGGCCGTGCCAGAGCCCCCCTCTTCAAGGCTGCCGTTGCTGCTCGCTCTCAGTGGCGCCGCCCTAGTGGTAGCAGCTGTCTGTGCCCGAAATAACCTTCAGGATCTCTTGGCTTccccaagcaactag